One segment of Paenibacillus sp. FSL R7-0337 DNA contains the following:
- a CDS encoding sugar ABC transporter permease gives MEVITEEGTAKRSGSPGISKMRKQSFYDNIAGYLFIAPMLILTVTLVIIPILLSGVISFSNWNFVSGLDGFGFVGLDNYTRLVQDESFHRSLYNNLIMIGVVPVAMFLALVLAVLINKATYFKTFFKVIYFMPFISSFVAIALLWRVLYHPNNGPINGFLRSIGFEHPPMWLADPKYALISVMIIMVWTSLGFNMVIYLAGLQNISRDLYEAADVDGASPLRQFFRITLPMLSPTSFFLLITGVVGSFKVFDLIMVLTGGGPAGSTSVIVYYLYEVAFVNLESGYASAMGIILLILILLVTLFQWVGQKKWVNY, from the coding sequence GTGGAGGTTATTACTGAAGAGGGAACGGCAAAACGGTCCGGCAGCCCCGGGATAAGCAAGATGCGCAAGCAATCCTTTTACGACAATATTGCAGGGTATTTATTCATTGCCCCCATGCTCATTCTGACCGTAACGCTGGTAATTATTCCGATTCTCCTATCCGGTGTGATCAGCTTCTCGAACTGGAACTTTGTATCCGGGCTGGACGGGTTCGGGTTTGTCGGTCTGGATAACTACACCCGGCTGGTGCAGGACGAGTCCTTTCACCGCTCGCTCTACAACAACCTGATCATGATCGGCGTCGTTCCGGTTGCGATGTTCCTGGCGCTGGTGCTGGCGGTGCTGATCAACAAGGCAACGTATTTCAAAACCTTTTTCAAAGTGATCTACTTCATGCCCTTCATCTCAAGCTTCGTGGCGATTGCCCTGCTCTGGAGAGTGCTCTATCACCCGAACAACGGGCCGATCAACGGCTTCCTCAGATCTATAGGGTTCGAGCATCCGCCCATGTGGCTGGCTGATCCCAAGTACGCCCTGATCTCGGTCATGATTATTATGGTGTGGACTTCACTCGGCTTCAATATGGTAATCTATCTGGCAGGCCTGCAGAATATCTCACGGGATCTGTATGAAGCCGCCGATGTGGACGGGGCCTCACCGCTCAGACAATTCTTCAGAATTACACTGCCGATGCTGTCGCCTACGTCCTTCTTCCTGCTTATCACAGGAGTTGTCGGGTCCTTCAAGGTCTTCGATCTGATTATGGTGTTAACCGGCGGCGGTCCGGCAGGCTCAACCTCAGTTATTGTTTACTATCTATACGAGGTGGCGTTCGTGAATCTGGAGTCGGGCTATGCTTCGGCGATGGGCATTATTCTGCTGATCCTCATCCTGCTGGTGACCTTGTTTCAATGGGTCGGACAAAAGAAATGGGTCAACTACTAG
- a CDS encoding carbohydrate ABC transporter permease, which produces MRSIKLNRVIVTVFMAVAGILFIMPFLWMLSASFKPELDVMKYPIEWIPAKWNAVENYKQVWAGAVPFTLYYWNTTKVTLMSTALSLIISAMAAYGFSKIIFKGRDILFLVVLATFMIPTQAILVPQFMMYRWLGLFDSHFGLVLLAASGVLGTFLLRQFFLGIHDEIIESARIDAAGHWTIFMRIAMPLVQPALATYMILRFIWTWNDYQNPLIFLRSDSLFTLQLGIRKFADFSGEFYSLMMAGAVSAILPLLIIFMIGQKQVIEGVAMGSVKG; this is translated from the coding sequence ATGCGATCGATCAAGCTTAACCGTGTTATTGTCACCGTCTTCATGGCGGTTGCGGGAATTCTGTTCATTATGCCATTCTTATGGATGCTCTCCGCTTCCTTCAAGCCCGAGCTGGATGTCATGAAATATCCGATAGAGTGGATTCCGGCGAAATGGAATGCGGTGGAGAACTATAAGCAGGTATGGGCGGGAGCCGTGCCGTTCACACTCTACTACTGGAACACGACGAAGGTTACCCTGATGTCTACAGCACTGTCGCTGATAATCTCCGCTATGGCGGCTTACGGCTTCTCCAAAATCATTTTCAAAGGGCGGGATATTCTCTTCCTGGTTGTCCTGGCCACCTTCATGATTCCAACGCAGGCCATTCTGGTTCCGCAGTTCATGATGTACCGCTGGCTTGGACTGTTCGACAGCCATTTCGGGCTGGTGCTGCTTGCCGCCTCCGGGGTGCTTGGAACCTTCCTGCTGAGACAGTTCTTCCTGGGAATCCATGATGAAATTATTGAATCGGCGCGGATTGATGCAGCGGGCCACTGGACGATCTTCATGCGGATTGCCATGCCACTGGTGCAGCCAGCCCTTGCTACCTATATGATTCTCCGCTTTATCTGGACCTGGAATGATTACCAGAATCCGCTGATCTTCCTTCGTTCCGATTCATTGTTTACCCTGCAGCTGGGCATCAGGAAATTCGCTGATTTCAGCGGCGAGTTCTACTCGTTGATGATGGCAGGCGCTGTATCGGCCATTCTGCCGTTGTTAATTATTTTCATGATCGGCCAGAAGCAGGTGATTGAGGGAGTTGCGATGGGCAGTGTCAAAGGCTAG
- a CDS encoding sugar ABC transporter substrate-binding protein, with translation MSKVKRNLFIAVPLLSLLVSGCGGAGKAEKEPAATGAGAVAEQAVTIKLSNWYAKKMDNWDVVIAEFEKQHPNIKVEFASAEDNNSNEYYKKLDLAVAGGDDLDILMFSNMTFLSQRAGLGMIQPLDDYLAKDGINFKDEYTADTSIDGKVYGLPGKSSQGLVIINEEHLKEAGLELPKDWTWDQYMDYAKAMTKKTGDKTRYGTYFHSWIQYGYVAQTFGQAVNANLTTDDGKTANIDNPFMRKSLELRLRGETEGSATPYSEVVSQKLNYRPQYFNQDTSMLVTGSFLIPETGGTETIPASFKTVFAPLPKMKIEDPMSSNVSGDVLSIYSKSKHKDEAYTFIRWFSTEGIVLQGKNIPSWKKADLKDVVDRIIAGSKTPEMIDKASLLYVLENTIPTTAATAVPYHAELEKVLLEEFDKMMLSGQSIDDTIEHAQTKIQKIIDSKS, from the coding sequence ATGTCAAAAGTAAAACGCAATCTATTCATCGCTGTACCGCTGTTATCCCTGCTGGTATCCGGGTGCGGAGGCGCCGGCAAAGCAGAGAAGGAGCCGGCGGCAACGGGTGCCGGAGCAGTTGCAGAACAAGCGGTGACCATTAAGCTGAGTAACTGGTATGCCAAAAAAATGGACAACTGGGATGTCGTGATTGCCGAGTTCGAGAAGCAGCATCCGAATATCAAGGTGGAATTCGCCTCTGCGGAGGATAACAACTCCAACGAATATTATAAGAAGCTTGACCTGGCAGTGGCCGGCGGCGACGATCTGGATATCCTCATGTTCAGTAACATGACCTTCCTGTCCCAGCGGGCAGGGCTCGGCATGATCCAGCCGCTGGATGATTATCTGGCTAAGGACGGCATTAATTTCAAGGATGAATATACAGCGGATACCAGCATTGACGGCAAGGTCTATGGACTGCCCGGCAAGTCCTCACAGGGTCTGGTGATCATCAACGAGGAACATCTGAAAGAGGCTGGACTTGAGCTGCCTAAGGATTGGACCTGGGATCAGTACATGGATTACGCTAAGGCGATGACGAAGAAGACGGGCGATAAGACCCGGTATGGAACCTACTTCCACAGCTGGATTCAATATGGATATGTGGCGCAGACCTTCGGCCAGGCGGTGAATGCGAATCTGACTACCGATGATGGCAAGACCGCCAATATTGACAATCCATTCATGCGCAAGTCGCTTGAGCTGCGGCTTCGGGGAGAAACGGAAGGCTCCGCTACCCCTTATTCCGAAGTGGTCAGCCAGAAGCTGAACTACAGACCGCAATATTTCAACCAAGATACCAGTATGCTTGTCACCGGCTCCTTCCTGATCCCGGAGACTGGCGGAACAGAGACGATTCCGGCCAGCTTCAAGACCGTGTTCGCTCCGCTGCCGAAGATGAAGATCGAAGATCCGATGTCCTCGAACGTGAGCGGGGATGTCCTGAGCATCTACAGCAAGTCCAAGCATAAAGACGAAGCCTACACCTTCATCCGCTGGTTCTCCACCGAGGGGATTGTGCTGCAAGGGAAGAATATTCCGTCCTGGAAAAAAGCTGACTTAAAAGATGTGGTGGACCGGATTATCGCAGGCAGCAAAACCCCGGAAATGATCGACAAGGCTTCGCTGCTCTATGTTCTGGAGAATACTATACCGACTACGGCAGCTACAGCGGTGCCTTATCACGCTGAGCTGGAGAAGGTGCTGCTGGAGGAATTCGATAAAATGATGCTGTCCGGTCAAAGCATCGATGATACTATCGAGCACGCACAGACCAAAATACAGAAGATTATCGATTCCAAATCCTAA
- the uidA gene encoding beta-glucuronidase, with translation MLYPIMTETRSLYDLGGIWNFKLDDGSGWEENWQASKLTDTIPMAVPSAYNDLGVSPEIRNHVGWVWYERELTLPSSILNERLVLRFGSATHKAKVYINGSLVMEHSGGFLPFEGVINGYIRPGTNRLTVAVHNVVDYTTLPVGLYTETEGPDGKIKVKNQPNFDFFNFAGLQRPVRIYSTPQTFVQDVTVVTDYAGEQGIVRYSVDITGEADIRVTVQDEEGNTVCSGTERSSTLDIPSVRLWQPLNAYLYILRIELLQSGQLVDVYELPFGVRTVEVKDGQFLINGEPFYFKGYGRHEDTPFHGRGLDEAANIMDFNLMKWSGANSFRTAHYPYAEEVMRLADREGFVVINETPAVGLDLNFLVMFSGGSKKDTWAEVQTFGHHQQVIRELINRDKNHACVVMWNVANEPASYEDGAYEYFKPLIEQLREEDPQHRPVTLVTHIEASPANDRISELIDVLAFNRYYGWYVDGGDLESAKVKLRQELEAWSQRCPGKPMMMTEYGTDTVAGLHDVEPIMFTEEYQVAFYRANHEVFDEFREFVGEQVWNFADFATSQGIIRVQGNKKGIFTRDRKPKAAAHELRRRWTEIPDFGYKK, from the coding sequence GTGCTGTATCCAATAATGACGGAAACCCGCAGTCTGTACGATCTGGGCGGGATATGGAATTTCAAGCTGGACGATGGCTCCGGCTGGGAGGAGAACTGGCAGGCCTCCAAGCTGACAGATACAATCCCTATGGCGGTGCCTTCGGCTTATAATGATCTGGGCGTAAGCCCGGAGATTCGCAATCATGTCGGCTGGGTGTGGTACGAGCGGGAGCTGACGCTCCCTTCGAGCATCCTGAATGAGCGGCTGGTGCTGCGCTTCGGCTCGGCCACCCATAAGGCCAAGGTATATATCAACGGAAGCTTGGTCATGGAGCATTCCGGCGGATTCCTGCCCTTCGAGGGCGTGATTAACGGCTATATCCGGCCGGGAACGAACCGGTTGACGGTAGCTGTTCATAACGTCGTGGATTACACCACATTACCTGTTGGCCTGTACACGGAGACCGAGGGGCCGGACGGGAAGATCAAGGTGAAGAACCAGCCGAACTTCGATTTCTTCAACTTTGCCGGACTCCAGCGGCCGGTGAGAATCTACTCCACCCCGCAGACCTTCGTTCAAGATGTCACTGTCGTAACTGACTATGCGGGTGAGCAGGGGATCGTCCGGTATAGTGTAGACATTACGGGCGAAGCCGATATCCGGGTTACGGTACAGGATGAAGAGGGGAACACGGTCTGCTCAGGGACGGAGCGGTCCAGTACACTGGATATTCCCTCTGTTAGACTATGGCAGCCGTTGAACGCTTACTTGTATATCCTGAGAATCGAACTGCTGCAATCCGGGCAATTGGTAGATGTCTATGAGCTGCCGTTCGGTGTGCGGACGGTAGAAGTGAAGGACGGGCAGTTCCTGATTAATGGCGAGCCCTTCTACTTCAAGGGCTACGGCAGACATGAGGATACTCCGTTCCATGGACGGGGCCTGGATGAAGCGGCGAACATTATGGATTTCAATCTGATGAAATGGTCCGGGGCCAACTCCTTCCGTACGGCGCATTATCCGTATGCCGAGGAAGTGATGCGGCTGGCCGACCGTGAAGGCTTCGTCGTGATCAATGAGACCCCGGCAGTAGGCCTGGACCTTAATTTCCTCGTGATGTTCTCAGGGGGTTCGAAGAAGGATACCTGGGCAGAGGTCCAGACCTTCGGGCATCACCAGCAGGTGATCCGGGAGCTGATCAACCGGGATAAGAACCATGCCTGTGTGGTGATGTGGAATGTAGCCAACGAACCGGCCTCCTATGAGGACGGAGCGTACGAATACTTCAAACCGCTGATCGAGCAGCTGCGGGAGGAAGATCCGCAGCACCGTCCGGTGACCCTGGTGACGCATATCGAAGCCTCACCGGCTAACGATAGAATCTCTGAGCTGATAGATGTACTGGCCTTCAACCGGTATTACGGCTGGTATGTGGACGGGGGAGACCTGGAGTCTGCGAAGGTTAAGCTGCGGCAGGAGCTGGAAGCGTGGAGCCAGCGGTGCCCTGGCAAGCCAATGATGATGACTGAATACGGAACCGATACCGTGGCCGGACTCCATGATGTGGAGCCGATCATGTTCACGGAAGAATATCAGGTGGCGTTCTACCGGGCGAATCATGAAGTCTTCGATGAGTTCCGTGAGTTTGTGGGCGAGCAGGTATGGAATTTCGCCGACTTTGCCACCAGCCAGGGCATCATCCGTGTGCAAGGGAACAAGAAGGGCATCTTCACCCGTGACCGCAAGCCCAAGGCGGCAGCCCACGAGCTGCGCCGGAGATGGACGGAGATCCCGGATTTTGGCTATAAGAAGTAA